One genomic window of Paracholeplasma manati includes the following:
- a CDS encoding ATP-binding protein — translation MGSLDLLRQEIASFPETKDLQVSDSDVITVVQYIDLKKAYNPKDPTQKFEPVLITEPFVTIEYRVSEAYLKNEIEQGKQKKLDTSYHNDYLINAKLADFQLFNDERREALEVSKKFIESCQPNTFVRGMYFHGKYRTGKTYLLSAIANALIEKNISVVFAYFPDLVRNIKNAFSDNSLEIKVKQLKSCGVLILDDVGGEYMTAWFRDEIFGPILQYRLTVGLPVLISSNYKMTDLHRVFAEAKDGVDEVKAMRIMMRIRELTKEIKLSEKSYDAI, via the coding sequence ATGGGTTCATTAGATTTGTTAAGACAAGAAATCGCATCCTTCCCTGAAACCAAAGATTTACAGGTCTCTGATAGCGATGTGATCACGGTGGTACAATATATCGATTTAAAAAAAGCATATAACCCAAAAGACCCAACCCAAAAGTTTGAGCCTGTATTGATTACTGAACCGTTCGTAACGATTGAATACCGTGTCTCTGAAGCCTATTTGAAAAATGAAATCGAACAAGGCAAACAGAAGAAACTCGATACCTCATATCACAACGATTATTTGATCAACGCGAAACTCGCCGATTTTCAACTCTTTAACGATGAACGACGTGAAGCGCTTGAAGTATCGAAAAAATTCATTGAATCTTGTCAACCAAACACCTTTGTTCGCGGGATGTATTTTCATGGGAAATACCGTACAGGTAAAACCTATTTATTATCTGCCATCGCGAACGCTTTGATTGAAAAAAACATTTCAGTGGTGTTTGCCTATTTTCCAGATTTGGTTAGAAACATCAAAAATGCATTTTCTGACAATTCTCTGGAAATAAAGGTCAAACAACTGAAGTCGTGTGGTGTCCTCATTTTAGATGATGTGGGCGGCGAATACATGACAGCTTGGTTTAGAGATGAAATCTTCGGACCGATTTTGCAGTACCGTTTGACGGTTGGATTACCCGTGCTGATTTCATCTAATTATAAGATGACGGATTTACACCGCGTCTTCGCAGAAGCCAAAGACGGGGTCGATGAAGTCAAGGCGATGCGCATCATGATGCGTATCAGAGAACTAACCAAAGAAATCAAATTATCGGAAAAGAGTTACGACGCGATTTAA